From a single Muntiacus reevesi chromosome 14, mMunRee1.1, whole genome shotgun sequence genomic region:
- the HTR1A gene encoding 5-hydroxytryptamine receptor 1A, whose translation MDVLSPGQGNNTTSSQGPFGTRGNATGISDVTFSYQVITSLVLGTLIFCAVLGNACVVAAIALERSLQNVANYLIGSLAITDLMVSVLVLPMAALYQVLNKWTLGQVTCDLFIALDVLCCTSSILHLCAIALDRYWAITDPIDYVNKRTPRRAAALISLTWLIGFLISIPPMLGWRTPEDRSDPDACTISKDHGYTIYSTFGAFYIPLLLMLVLYGRIFRAARFRIRKTVKKVDRKAATHRLAASPAPQPRKSVSSESDSRDWRQGTENKVTGAPCANGAVRQGEEGAALEVIEVHRVGNSKEHLPLPSEAGAVPYVPASFEKKNERNAEAKRKMALARERKTVKTLGIIMGTFILCWLPFFIVALVLPFCESSCHMPTLLGAIINWLGYSNSLLNPVIYAYFNKDFQNAFKKIIKCKFCRR comes from the coding sequence ATGGATGTGCTGAGCCCCGGACAGGGCAATAACACCACGTCGTCCCAGGGTCCCTTCGGGACACGCGGCAACGCTACTGGCATCTCCGACGTGACCTTCAGCTATCAAGTAATCACCTCTCTAGTGCTGGGCACGCTCATCTTCTGCGCGGTGCTGGGCAATGCGTGCGTAGTGGCGGCCATCGCCCTGGAGCGCTCCCTGCAGAACGTGGCGAACTATCTCATAGGCTCGCTGGCCATCACCGACCTCATGGTGTCGGTGCTGGTGCTGCCCATGGCCGCGTTGTACCAGGTGCTCAACAAGTGGACTCTGGGACAGGTCACCTGTGACCTGTTCATCGCCCTCGACGTGCTGTGCTGCACCTCGTCCATCCTGCACCTGTGCGCTATCGCGCTGGATAGATACTGGGCCATCACCGACCCCATCGACTACGTGAACAAGAGGACGCCCCGGCGCGCAGCCGCGCTCATCTCGCTCACCTGGCTCATTGGCTTCCTCATCTCCATCCCGCCCATGCTGGGCTGGCGCACCCCGGAAGACCGCTCGGACCCGGACGCGTGCACCATCAGTAAGGACCACGGCTACACTATTTACTCCACCTTCGGCGCGTTCTACATCCCTCTGCTGCTCATGCTGGTTCTCTACGGGCGCATCTTTCGAGCAGCGCGATTCCGCATCCGCAAGACAGTCAAGAAGGTGGACAGGAAGGCAGCCACCCACCGCCTTGCGGCGTCGCCGGCCCCGCAGCCCAGAAAGAGCGTGAGTAGTGAGTCGGATAGCAGAGACTGGAGGCAGGGCACGGAGAACAAGGTAACAGGGGCTCCGTGCGCCAATGGAGCCGTGAGGCAGGGCGAAGAAGGCGCCGCCCTGGAGGTGATCGAAGTGCACCGGGTGGGCAACTCCAAAGAGCACCTTCCGCTGCCCAGCGAAGCCGGTGCTGTCCCCTACGTCCCCGCCTCCTTCGAGAAGAAGAATGAGCGCAACGCCGAGGCCAAGCGCAAGATGGCCCTGGCCCGCGAGAGGAAGACGGTGAAGACTCTGGGCATCATCATGGGCACCTTCATCCTCTGCTGGTTGCCCTTCTTCATCGTGGCCCTAGTCCTGCCCTTCTGCGAAAGCAGCTGCCACATGCCTACCCTGTTGGGGGCCATAATCAACTGGCTGGGCTATTCCAACTCTCTGCTTAACCCTGTCATTTACGCCTACTTCAACAAGGACTTCCAAAACGCGTTTAAGAAGATCATCAAGTGCAAGTTCTGCCGCCGATGA